The Geotalea uraniireducens Rf4 genome window below encodes:
- the mnmE gene encoding tRNA uridine-5-carboxymethylaminomethyl(34) synthesis GTPase MnmE, producing the protein MYVQDTIAAISTPTGEGGVGIIRVSGRHVLSIADAIFKRNRDGGLQSHRFYYGAIIDPVSADCLDEVMVVFMKGPHSYTREDVLEIQCHGGYLVVQRILDLVLQQGTRLAGPGEFTKRAFLNGRIDLVQAEAIIDVIRSKTEKSLALAQHQREGLLSQRIARVKDGIVSSLALIEAFIDFPEEDIDVLGIQQVGAHVDCSLTELETLLAGFNEGKVLRDGVSVVIAGKPNVGKSSLLNTLLREKRAIVTSVPGTTRDLIEEVVTIKGLPVKLLDTAGIRESDDRVEREGIKLSLDKIPSADLVLFIIDSSLPFSSEDQAILDVLAPCNFIVVMNKSDICRSFDMPQLPDVPIIAVSTLTGDGIDALQDAIFEAFIHNHAVDSREYVAVSQARHRDALQKSRDALLRFRGNLVAGMELDLLAIDLRDALSAIGEVTGETTADDVLDLIFQRFCIGK; encoded by the coding sequence ATGTATGTTCAAGATACGATTGCTGCCATAAGTACCCCCACCGGTGAAGGTGGGGTCGGCATTATCAGGGTTAGCGGTAGGCATGTACTGTCTATAGCTGATGCAATTTTCAAGAGGAACCGGGACGGTGGCTTACAAAGCCACCGTTTTTATTATGGTGCTATTATAGATCCGGTCAGTGCCGATTGTCTTGATGAAGTCATGGTCGTTTTCATGAAGGGACCACATTCCTATACCCGTGAAGATGTCCTGGAAATACAATGTCATGGTGGTTATCTGGTTGTGCAGCGGATTCTCGACCTTGTTTTGCAACAAGGGACGCGTCTGGCTGGGCCGGGCGAGTTCACCAAGCGAGCTTTTCTTAACGGCCGCATTGATCTTGTCCAGGCTGAGGCGATTATTGATGTGATACGCAGCAAGACCGAAAAGTCACTTGCACTTGCCCAGCATCAGCGAGAAGGATTGCTCTCTCAGCGTATTGCCCGGGTTAAAGACGGGATAGTTTCGTCACTTGCTTTAATCGAGGCTTTTATAGACTTTCCCGAAGAAGACATTGATGTATTGGGCATTCAGCAGGTTGGGGCTCATGTGGATTGCTCTTTGACTGAATTGGAAACCTTGCTGGCCGGGTTTAACGAGGGCAAGGTGTTGCGTGACGGTGTGTCTGTGGTTATTGCCGGTAAACCGAATGTCGGTAAATCGAGCCTGTTAAATACTCTTTTACGGGAGAAACGGGCAATTGTCACGTCGGTTCCCGGAACGACCCGCGATCTTATAGAAGAAGTGGTGACGATCAAAGGACTGCCCGTTAAGCTACTCGATACTGCCGGCATTCGTGAATCCGATGACCGGGTAGAGAGGGAGGGAATAAAGCTTTCCCTCGATAAGATACCTTCGGCCGATCTGGTGCTCTTTATTATTGATTCATCGCTACCGTTTTCCTCGGAAGATCAGGCGATTCTCGATGTTTTGGCACCCTGTAATTTCATCGTTGTGATGAATAAATCGGATATCTGCCGATCTTTTGATATGCCACAGTTACCCGATGTTCCGATCATTGCCGTTTCCACTTTGACGGGTGATGGTATCGACGCTCTCCAGGATGCCATTTTTGAGGCGTTCATTCATAATCATGCAGTTGACAGCCGCGAATATGTTGCCGTTTCTCAAGCAAGACATCGCGACGCGCTCCAAAAGAGCAGGGATGCTTTGCTTCGTTTTAGAGGCAACTTGGTTGCCGGCATGGAACTGGATTTATTGGCCATCGATCTTCGTGATGCACTTTCCGCAATCGGAGAAGTTACCGGTGAAACAACCGCGGATGACGTGCTTGATCTTATTTTCCAACGCTTTTGCATTGGTAAATAG